In Triplophysa rosa linkage group LG18, Trosa_1v2, whole genome shotgun sequence, a genomic segment contains:
- the sun1a gene encoding SUN domain-containing protein 1 isoform X3 encodes MSRRSLRLHSSTSHYGDDGLHHASLNHSAVYRRTDDRSVKSRRSHLHTPKCSASVLQAHNSTVNSCAPSDASLLSSLLDESSIQENTRVDTFWGLDEDDHDGKDETLRAQHSTVEAKTQTSRAQNGLAHTDGRSPSSAGHHGCFSQSASTRLCPNTTVYCRESRRHKTQGNEKYNSSMSVKDVLLQKERPRFSGVLCDDCKRKNTQSSQERAPVGDLWSLIVLTGKWASGSVLWLVDVFAQCLPMLSKLLFIVPFLLLLAVWYWGPAGLLALFSSVSHHTQTRDRQTPADMNPQRASVVMSSVEVERFTRLEESLAQLWDRVAGGLLRQDEQHTEVLSLYNTLRLEFHRHTDRESMAKWIGDMLEERFSYLKGEVEKHSKKTQQNHDERNMREDPSENTRLAEAEALLQTLARKTEELQRRQEQLLKKKKIPDTPNPDSDESDSGSSDVVLAEVKRLEDELDLIKVNIQGLMGCKDRCDQLDVLQNSVSDQVEKEVKSLLYGSDKANDVDLPESLVQWLSDQFVSTTELQDSLRVLEKSILGNLSLQIEEGESPSAETISRTVLHAAGETGLTEDHVEMIVENALKLYSEDRTGLVDYALESGGGSIISTRCSESFETKTALMSLFGIPLWYFSQSPRAVIQPDVHPGNCWAFKGSSGYLVIGLSMRIVPTAFSLEHIPKSLSPTGNIESAPRDFSVYGLDDEWQEEGQMLGQFTYQEDGDALQTFSVTEEVTRGFQLIEVRVLSNWGNVEFTCMYRFRVHGELVDESEDDTADDI; translated from the exons ATGTCCAGACGCAGTCTCCGTCTGCACAGCAGCACCAGTCACTATGGAGACGACGGTCTGCACCACGCATCACTAAACCACAGCGCCGTCTACCGCCGCACAGATGACAG GTCTGTGAAGAGCAGACGATCTCATCTTCACACGCCCAAGTGTTCGGCGTCTGTCCTGCAGGCTCATAACAGCACAGTGAACAGTTGTGCACCCAGTGACGCTTCACTCCTGTCCTCTCTGCTGGACGAGTCGTCCATACAGGAAAACACGCGGGTGGACACATTCTGGG GTCTGGATGAGGACGATCACGATGGCAAAG ATGAAACTCTCAGGGCACAGCACAGCACGGTGGAGGCCAAAACCCAGACGTCCAGAGCTCAGAACGGTTTGGCTCATACAGACGGACGCTCACCTTCATCTGCTGGACATCACGGATGTTTCTCGCAGTCGGCCAGCACACGTCTCTGTCCCAACACTACTGTATACTGCCGAGAGAGCCGCAGACACAAGACGCAAG GCAATGAGAAATACAACAGCAGTATGAGTGTTAAAGACGTGCTGCTGCAGAAAGAGCGACCGAGGTTTAGCGGTGTTCTCT GTGACGactgcaaaagaaagaacacTCAATCGTCTCAAGAACGAGCACCTGTAGGGGACTTATGGTCCCTGATAGTTTTAACAG ggAAGTGGGCCTCAGGAAGTGTCTTGTGGCTTGTCGATGTCTTTGCTCA GTGTCTCCCTATGCTTTCAAAACTCTTGTTTATTGTACCTTTTCTTCTGCTTCTCG ctGTGTGGTACTGGGGTCCGGCGGGACTTTTGGCTCTGTTCTCTTCGGTCTCTCACCACACTCAGACCAGAGACAGACAAACTCCTGCTGACATGAACCCTCAG cgGGCGTCAGTGGTGATGTCTTCAGTGGAAGTGGAGAGATTCACGCGTCTGGAGGAGAGTTTGGCTCAGCTGTGGGATCGAGTGGCTGGCGGTTTACTCCGACAGGATGAACAGCACACTGAAGTTCTCAGTCTGTATAACACGCTGCGTTTGGAgtttcacagacacacagacagagagagtatGGCCAAATGGATCGGAGACATGCTGGAGGAGAGATTCAGCTATCTGAAGGGAGAGGTGGAAAAACACAGCAAGAAAACACAACAA AATCATGATGAGAGAAACATGAGAGAAGACCCGTCAGAGAACACTCGACTGGCTGAAGCTGAAGCTCTTCTGCAGACGTTAGCACGCAAAACTGAG GAGCTTCAGAGGAGACAGGAGCAGCtgctgaagaagaagaagatTCCTGACACACCGAATCCTGACAG tgatgagtCTGACAGCGGCTCCAGTGATGTTGTGTTGGCGGAGGTGAAGAGACTGGAGGATGAACTGGATCTCATCAAAGTTAATATTCAGGGGCTGATGGGATGCAAAGATCGATGTGATCAGCTGGATGTCCTTCAGAACTCT GTGTCAGATCAGGTGGAGAAGGAGGTCAAGTCTCTGTTGTACGGCAGCGATAAAGCTAATGATGTGGATCTCCCCGAGTCTCTCGTGCAGTGGCTCTCAGATCAGTTTGTGAGCACCACAGAGCTTCAGGATTCTCTCCGAGTCCTGGAGAAGAGCATTTTGGGTAATCTGTCTCTTCAGATAGAGGAGGGTGAGTCACCGTCAGCAGAGACCATCAGCAGAACTGTGCTGCACGCCGCCGGAGAGACGGGACTCACTGAAGAC CATGTGGAGATGATTGTGGAAAACGCTCTGAAGCTCTACTCTGAAGACCGCACCGGTCTGGTGGATTATGCGCTGGAGTCTGGAG gtGGCAGCATTATAAGCACACGATGTTCAGAATCTTTCGAAACTAAAACCGCTCTGATGAGTTTGTTTGGTATTCCGCTGTGGTATTTCTCTCAGTCTCCTCGTGCTGTCATACAG CCGGACGTTCATCCCGGGAACTGCTGGGCGTTTAAAGGCTCTTCTGGATATCTGGTGATTGGTTTGTCCATGAGGATCGTGCCAACAGCTTTTTCTCTGGAGCACATCCCTAAATCTCTCTCACCCACCGGTAACATCGAGAGCGCTCCTCGAGACTTCAGTGTGTAT gGTTTAGATGATGAGTGGCAGGAGGAAGGACAGATGCTCGGTCAGTTCACTTATCAAGAAGATGGAGATGCTCTTCAGACCTTCTCAGTCACT GAGGAGGTCACGAGAGGTTTTCAGCTCATAGAAGTGCGTGTGCTGTCTAACTGGGGTAATGTGGAGTTCACGTGTATGTACCGCTTCAGAGTTCACGGTGAGCTGGTGGATGAATCTGAAGACGATACGGCTGACGACATCTGA
- the sun1a gene encoding SUN domain-containing protein 1 isoform X4, with product MSRRSLRLHSSTSHYGDDGLHHASLNHSAVYRRTDDRSVKSRRSHLHTPKCSASVLQAHNSTVNSCAPSDASLLSSLLDESSIQENTRVDTFWGLDEDDHDGKDETLRAQHSTVEAKTQTSRAQNGLAHTDGRSPSSAGHHGCFSQSASTRLCPNTTVYCRESRRHKTQGVLGMLSEMCVDNSRRIAAYLVYIFTLLKGIKHTSPSHFCRLETEVTAITDRSVDKPGNEKYNSSMSVKDVLLQKERPRFSGVLSVWYWGPAGLLALFSSVSHHTQTRDRQTPADMNPQRASVVMSSVEVERFTRLEESLAQLWDRVAGGLLRQDEQHTEVLSLYNTLRLEFHRHTDRESMAKWIGDMLEERFSYLKGEVEKHSKKTQQNHDERNMREDPSENTRLAEAEALLQTLARKTEELQRRQEQLLKKKKIPDTPNPDSDESDSGSSDVVLAEVKRLEDELDLIKVNIQGLMGCKDRCDQLDVLQNSVSDQVEKEVKSLLYGSDKANDVDLPESLVQWLSDQFVSTTELQDSLRVLEKSILGNLSLQIEEGESPSAETISRTVLHAAGETGLTEDHVEMIVENALKLYSEDRTGLVDYALESGGGSIISTRCSESFETKTALMSLFGIPLWYFSQSPRAVIQPDVHPGNCWAFKGSSGYLVIGLSMRIVPTAFSLEHIPKSLSPTGNIESAPRDFSVYGLDDEWQEEGQMLGQFTYQEDGDALQTFSVTEEVTRGFQLIEVRVLSNWGNVEFTCMYRFRVHGELVDESEDDTADDI from the exons ATGTCCAGACGCAGTCTCCGTCTGCACAGCAGCACCAGTCACTATGGAGACGACGGTCTGCACCACGCATCACTAAACCACAGCGCCGTCTACCGCCGCACAGATGACAG GTCTGTGAAGAGCAGACGATCTCATCTTCACACGCCCAAGTGTTCGGCGTCTGTCCTGCAGGCTCATAACAGCACAGTGAACAGTTGTGCACCCAGTGACGCTTCACTCCTGTCCTCTCTGCTGGACGAGTCGTCCATACAGGAAAACACGCGGGTGGACACATTCTGGG GTCTGGATGAGGACGATCACGATGGCAAAG ATGAAACTCTCAGGGCACAGCACAGCACGGTGGAGGCCAAAACCCAGACGTCCAGAGCTCAGAACGGTTTGGCTCATACAGACGGACGCTCACCTTCATCTGCTGGACATCACGGATGTTTCTCGCAGTCGGCCAGCACACGTCTCTGTCCCAACACTACTGTATACTGCCGAGAGAGCCGCAGACACAAGACGCAAG GAGTGTTGGGGATGTTGTCTGAGATGTGTGTTGATAACAGCAGGAGAATAGCTGCCTATCTAGTGTACATATTCACCCTACTGAAag GTATCAAACACACTTCACCATCACACTTCTGTCGTCTTGaaactgaagttactgcaataACAGATAGAAGTGTCGATAAACCAG GCAATGAGAAATACAACAGCAGTATGAGTGTTAAAGACGTGCTGCTGCAGAAAGAGCGACCGAGGTTTAGCGGTGTTCTCT ctGTGTGGTACTGGGGTCCGGCGGGACTTTTGGCTCTGTTCTCTTCGGTCTCTCACCACACTCAGACCAGAGACAGACAAACTCCTGCTGACATGAACCCTCAG cgGGCGTCAGTGGTGATGTCTTCAGTGGAAGTGGAGAGATTCACGCGTCTGGAGGAGAGTTTGGCTCAGCTGTGGGATCGAGTGGCTGGCGGTTTACTCCGACAGGATGAACAGCACACTGAAGTTCTCAGTCTGTATAACACGCTGCGTTTGGAgtttcacagacacacagacagagagagtatGGCCAAATGGATCGGAGACATGCTGGAGGAGAGATTCAGCTATCTGAAGGGAGAGGTGGAAAAACACAGCAAGAAAACACAACAA AATCATGATGAGAGAAACATGAGAGAAGACCCGTCAGAGAACACTCGACTGGCTGAAGCTGAAGCTCTTCTGCAGACGTTAGCACGCAAAACTGAG GAGCTTCAGAGGAGACAGGAGCAGCtgctgaagaagaagaagatTCCTGACACACCGAATCCTGACAG tgatgagtCTGACAGCGGCTCCAGTGATGTTGTGTTGGCGGAGGTGAAGAGACTGGAGGATGAACTGGATCTCATCAAAGTTAATATTCAGGGGCTGATGGGATGCAAAGATCGATGTGATCAGCTGGATGTCCTTCAGAACTCT GTGTCAGATCAGGTGGAGAAGGAGGTCAAGTCTCTGTTGTACGGCAGCGATAAAGCTAATGATGTGGATCTCCCCGAGTCTCTCGTGCAGTGGCTCTCAGATCAGTTTGTGAGCACCACAGAGCTTCAGGATTCTCTCCGAGTCCTGGAGAAGAGCATTTTGGGTAATCTGTCTCTTCAGATAGAGGAGGGTGAGTCACCGTCAGCAGAGACCATCAGCAGAACTGTGCTGCACGCCGCCGGAGAGACGGGACTCACTGAAGAC CATGTGGAGATGATTGTGGAAAACGCTCTGAAGCTCTACTCTGAAGACCGCACCGGTCTGGTGGATTATGCGCTGGAGTCTGGAG gtGGCAGCATTATAAGCACACGATGTTCAGAATCTTTCGAAACTAAAACCGCTCTGATGAGTTTGTTTGGTATTCCGCTGTGGTATTTCTCTCAGTCTCCTCGTGCTGTCATACAG CCGGACGTTCATCCCGGGAACTGCTGGGCGTTTAAAGGCTCTTCTGGATATCTGGTGATTGGTTTGTCCATGAGGATCGTGCCAACAGCTTTTTCTCTGGAGCACATCCCTAAATCTCTCTCACCCACCGGTAACATCGAGAGCGCTCCTCGAGACTTCAGTGTGTAT gGTTTAGATGATGAGTGGCAGGAGGAAGGACAGATGCTCGGTCAGTTCACTTATCAAGAAGATGGAGATGCTCTTCAGACCTTCTCAGTCACT GAGGAGGTCACGAGAGGTTTTCAGCTCATAGAAGTGCGTGTGCTGTCTAACTGGGGTAATGTGGAGTTCACGTGTATGTACCGCTTCAGAGTTCACGGTGAGCTGGTGGATGAATCTGAAGACGATACGGCTGACGACATCTGA